From the Trifolium pratense cultivar HEN17-A07 linkage group LG4, ARS_RC_1.1, whole genome shotgun sequence genome, the window CCAGTGAGATCATTTCTTAGTTccattatttcatttttcaacaCAACATTTTCATCTATTTTCTTAGATAAAACACTAGAGcaaacatgtttttcttttgactcAATTAagtctttgttaattttttcaaaattaagaataacagtttgaagttttttcttttcttcttttagttCAAAAACTTCTTTTTGTAAAGAAAAACATTGTTTGGATAAGAATTCAGAATCATGCAATAGACTATCAAAATTAGTTTCTAATTCTTCATAAGGATGAGTTTTATCAAAGAGAAATACCTCATCATTTTCTGAATCTGCCATTAGACAGATGttggcttcttcttcttctttatttgtttcaaattcatcatcatcatcccagGTAGCTAACATGGATTTTTTCTTGAAGGGAAAATTTCTGGGTGATTTGTTTAAGGGACATTCTGATTTGTAATGTCCAAGTTTGTTGCAACCAAAGCAGGTCACTTGACTTTTGTCAAAGTCATTTTTCTGCATATCTTTTCCTGAAGAAAAGTTTCTTCTAATTTGATCTCTTCTTCTTAACATACGTTGGATTTTGCCAGAAATGAGAGCTAGTTCTCCTTCTGCCTCTTCTTGGGTAGATTCTAATTCCTTAGAGTCATCTTCTAAAAAACTTATATCTTTTTGAGAAGCTTTTAAAGCAAtggttttttccttttttaaaggTTTATCTCCTTGAAGAATAacttcatgagcttttaaagTACCAATAAGATCTTCTATGGGAAGTGTTTTCAAATCTTTAGTTTGAGTAATGGCAGTAACCATTGGTCTCCAAGTGACTGGAAGACATCTCAAAAGTTTTCTAATTCTATCATTAGTTGAAAAAGTTTTTCCAAGAGATCTTAATTCATTTATGATAGTAGTAAATCTTGAAAACATTTCATCAATAGTTTCGTTTTCAATCATttcaaaagtttcaaatttattAGTTCCTATGTCTattcttgtttcttttacaTGACTAGTTCCTTCATGGTGAACTTGTAAAGTGTCCCAAACCTTTTTAGCAGTATCATATTCATCTACTCTTTCACTTTCTTCCATGCTTAGAGCACAAGATAGAAATAAATGAGCTTTAGAGTTTAGGAGTACCTTTTGTTGTTCTGCAGTTGTCCATGCATCTTCAGGTTTGTCTGAAATGACTCCCTCAGCAGAAGTTACAGTAGGAACATAATCTCCTTCTGTGACTATGCGCCACATTCCTACTTCTTgagattttaaaaacaattgcattttgtttttccaaaaaTAGTAATTCTTTCCAGTGAACAAAGGTGGTCTTGAAGCAGATCCTCCTTCTGGAATGTATCtttcttttgacatttttcttcctgaatctttttccTCTAACACTTGTTAAGTGTATAAACCTGTAGAGACaggctctgatgccaattgaagtagcaataaatgtcacaagaaagggggggtttgaattgtgaccctttttaaaattattttatgtgagtttaaaataactcaagacaatatttcttttaattggttagttaacaattaacaaagaaatatagttagcaacaataaaataaacaatatataaatgaacaaaataaatactgAGTTAGTTGCTGAATAAGTAAATGTTTAAGGCCCAGAGCACTCTGGTATTActcagttagttagtttagtatgTTTTAAGGATTTTAGAGTCCAAGAGAAAAACACGCAAaaattatcctggttcacccaacttgggctagtccagtcctcacagtccttgtgagattgtccactataAATGCTCAGATCAGAACCTTCTGCTTCGCATCAAAAACTtgatcacaactggatcaatacaaactgcttttcttcactcgaaaagacttttacacaaatgcttttcttcactcgaaaagactttcactcaaaatgcttttcttcactcgaaaagactttctcaCAAACACTCAATCTAACATAAAAGAAAGACTTGAGAGGGTTACAATATTTGTGGGGAAAATGGGTTAAATCAACTCAAGTGAGAGATTGATAATAGCAAgctttatctatttgtttttcacaaatttatgaTTGATATCTTTGATGCtttgctttgcttttgaagagtttattacttgttgatttttgcttcaactaagtatatgatttgattctttttgCAAACTCTTAATCTTCTCTTCATGTAGCTCcattgtatttataggcaaatataACCTTGGAGGAGCGTATGAGAGagggatttgaatttcaaatccaacTTGACATGTCACAATGTTGTGCTGTCAATTTGCTGTGAATAGTGCGTTATCGTTGCATCAGTAACATTACCGTTATGGCAATCTGCACTACACTTTTAATCCAATGACAACCACTGCATTTATGTGGCCCATATATGTCCATAAGAAggaatctttcctaatttagggttggacaacttgtatgcaagtgggaaaaaaatatcatgtaatTATTGTACTCATTGtcctttgttgttttcttgtCCCCTCTATGTTCCCTTGAAGAGAAAGAGGCTTGCTACAACTTGGCTTATGGTGTGACTTCACCTTGTTGGTCAATTTTCGTCCAAGCCATCATTGTGTGATGTGGctttcatttgaattttaaatctTCTTCAATCATTGATGGAAGCTTCCTTTGTTTGTCCAAAGGGCTTTTATTCACTTTAGTCCAAAAAGGCTTTATGGCCCATGATTCAATTTATCCCATGTTTGGTATATTCCTTACATAAGTGTTTCCTTAAAATACTACCACTTTTGATGAGGCAAAGGAATAATATCTTTGTGAAGCACTTCATCATTTATGCCAAGACTTTAAGATGCTTCTTTTGTTTCTACTCATTGCTTATATGTTTTGCTTGTCCATTGGTTGCTCATCCATAACGTTACCGTTGATAGATGATATCATTATCGTTGAAACATTTATCACAAAACACATTAGTAGATAAcaagataatcataattaaaattaattaatatgtttgttatctttaaaacatcaaataaggaTTTTGTCCTCAACAATAACTGTTGTAAATCTATATATACTAAAGATCTAGTCGTAGAGAGTTTTAGTTTACGTGATATTGACTTTAAAATCTTTTTATATAAAgtagggtaaatagggttttaccccctgcaaaataggcgaatTTTGCtttacccctgcaaaataatttttttggattccCCCACTATGAAATGAAGATTCTATGTTAAACCCCCCTGATTACACAACAAGgcagaatcttgacgtggcacgCATATgtgaaatttattattatttttatttattatttatgccATGTCAGTTAATaggtctaattttttttaaactaaacttaaaaaattaataaaatca encodes:
- the LOC123882367 gene encoding uncharacterized protein LOC123882367, translated to MSKERYIPEGGSASRPPLFTGKNYYFWKNKMQLFLKSQEVGMWRIVTEGDYVPTVTSAEGVISDKPEDAWTTAEQQKVLLNSKAHLFLSCALSMEESERVDEYDTAKKVWDTLQVHHEGTSHVKETRIDIGTNKFETFEMIENETIDEMFSRFTTIINELRSLGKTFSTNDRIRKLLRCLPVTWRPMVTAITQTKDLKTLPIEDLIGTLKAHEVILQGDKPLKKEKTIALKASQKDISFLEDDSKELESTQEEAEGELALISGKIQRMLRRRDQIRRNFSSGKDMQKNDFDKSQVTCFGCNKLGHYKSECPLNKSPRNFPFKKKSMLATWDDDDEFETNKEEEEANICLMADSENDEVFLFDKTHPYEELETNFDSLLHDSEFLSKQCFSLQKEVFELKEEKKKLQTVILNFEKINKDLIESKEKHVCSSVLSKKIDENVVLKNEIMELRNDLTGFIKSTETFQNIMGSQSQALNKNGLGFNEVKNKIFENVLLPANRELKLRCSFCNKNGHHESICYQKESYESFYYEPKRYRHLERKNKHCSFCKNFGHLEKECYFKNKQIVKTNPQGPKSLWAPKQKFQNAGILSRCKEKALVFGQWLFKTHDRR